Proteins from a single region of Vanessa cardui chromosome 13, ilVanCard2.1, whole genome shotgun sequence:
- the LOC124534570 gene encoding protein giant-lens produces the protein MQVIATLLFASVLAGVRAVIRTPLEAFRPSGEIHIRRPDKLPILPHRRTLLQPKSGLKILYQTGISEEDLPDCRARQVCSKVDLYDSAQPWIERKCRCLGHRPCSSDLSDDDNHTLADKTTLYKTCEPVKRLPKCRYFKDAAWIIYSFPDSNATQQIVNCHCPKNSVTYLLKKLPYTTPSGEQGNQYQFACSPQSRLRCSRKEPCKLFSARRRHEQIDEVNANTICQCPRDHTCPKHHTEPGVLPGVTYVAEDIRTYHGYCMPEPPPDTYRFVGDKD, from the exons ATGCAAGTGATAGCTACACTACTCTTCGCGAGCGTTCTGGCCGGCGTCCGGGCCGTCATCCGGACGCCTCTCGAGGCGTTCAGGCCTTCCGGAGAGATCCACATCCGAAGGCCGGACAAACTACCGATTCTCCCGCACAGACGGACCCTTCTACAACCGAAAAGTGGACTCAAGATTCTCTATCAAACCGGA ATATCCGAAGAGGATCTACCCGACTGCAGAGCGAGGCAGGTGTGCAGTAAAGTAGATTTATACGATTCAGCACAGCCGTGGATTGAGAGGAAGTGTCGATGTCTGGGGCACAGGCCTTGTTCTag tGATCTTTCCGATGACGACAATCACACATTAGCCGATAAGACGACGCTTTATAAGACATGTGAGCCGGTGAAGCGTTTGCCCAAATGTCGTTACTTCAAAGACGCGGCTTGGATCATATACTCATTCCCCGACAGCAACGCCACTCAGCAAATCGTCAATTGTCACTGTCCGAAGAACTCTGTAACGTATCTTTTGAAGAAATTGCCATACACGACACCTAGCGGAGAGCAGGGGAACCAGTACCAGTTTGCGTGTTCGCCACAAAGT agGCTAAGGTGTTCAAGGAAAGAGCCATGCAAGTTATTCAGCGCGAGGCGCCGTCACGAGCAGATCGACGAAGTCAACGCGAACACAATCTGCCAGTGCCCGAGGGATCACACTTGTCCGAAGCACCACACGGAACCGGGGGTACTGCCAGGCGTAACGTACGTCGCCGAGGACATCCGCACGTACCACGGCTACTGCATGCCCGAACCACCGCCCGACACGTATAGATTCGTCGGCGACAAAGACTGA